The genomic interval NNNNNNNNNNNNNNNNNNNNNNNNNNNNNNNNNNNNNNNNNNNNNNNNNNNNNNNNNNNNNNNNNNNNNNNNNNNNNNNNNNNNNNNNNNNNNNNNNNNNNNNNNNNNNNNNNNNNNNNNNNNNNNNNNNNNNNNNNNNNNNNNNNNNNNNNNNNNNNNNNNNNNNNNNNNNNNNNNNNNNNNNNNNNNNNNNNNNNNNNNNNNNNNNNNNNNNNNNNNNNNNNNNNNNNNNNNNNNNNNNNNNNNNNNNNNNNNNNNNNNNNNNNNNNNNNNNNNNNNNNNNNNNNNNNNNNNNNNNNNNNNNNNNNNNNNatatatatatatatatatacatatatatatatgttgtccttCACCAACAACACATCTTGATAAACACAGTGGCTACTATTAACTTCAGGCCACGACAGAGAGGATGCTTTTGAAGCCgagaatttgaaaccatcatcaaaATGTCTACAGTTTGATATCACCAACAGCATTGTCGCCGTGCTTATCTCCCAAATGGTTCATGCCAGATCTTGCAGCTCTTCTCTTCAGTCGAGGTAATCGTATATAACAGATGTGCGTTTAGTTATTTTCTAGTGATGTACACAAATTTCAGCTTATTGGTTTATGATTGTGCACTCACATTATaaggttttgtatatatataaacatttgaatcCTCTTTATACTGTgagtacgtatacacatacgcaggCGCATTCATTACTACTCTCAAATGAGCAAAACAGGTTGCATAACTGTCAGTTTCATGTAAATCTCCATAGATTTACAGTCATCAGATGAGCCTACTCGGATTGGGAACAGCTTCTACAAAACGCTGGTGGAAGGAGTGATAGCTGGATCCTCTGAACATATATCCAAATAGAGAGAGTGGAACGGATAAAACGCAGGCTACATATGATTCTTAGCTAGCTGATCCAATGATGTAATAGTTACTCAACGaggagtgctcaacaccgcatcggtgaataaatattctttatttgtggattaacaaggctaccaatagTTTCAGGTAAAGAAGACTCTTTTCTTAACATTCATCAAGTCTGTCACATGTGAACGAGTACCAACGTTCCCATGCGGCAAGCTTGATGCATGTTAAAAGATTGCCCTTTACATGAAACTATTGGTGGCTTTGTTAAGCCATAAAtaaaaacagcacacacacacacatatatgtatatatatgtgtgtatatatatatatatatatatatatatatgtgtaNNNNNNNNNNNNNNNNNNNNNNNNNNNNNNNNNNNNNNNNNNNNNNNNNNNNNNNNNNNNNNNNNNNNNNNNNNNNNNNNNNNNNNNNNNNNNNNNNNNNNNNNNNNNNNNNNNNNNNNNNNNNNNNNNNNNNNNNNNNNNNNNNNNNNNNNNNNNNNNNNNNNNNNNNNNNNNNNNNNNNNNNNNNNNNNNNNNNNNNNNNNNNNNNNNNNNNNNNNNNNNNNNNNNNNNNNNNNNNNNNNNNNNNNNNNNNNNNNNNNNNNNNNNNNNNNNATATATAGGGTGATGAACGTGTTATTCGAAAACTGCTATGAAATCTGAATTACATTCAGAAATAGTTTCGTACAAAACGAAAAACAATAGAGAAACAATCCGCGCACATATGCAATCACAACAGTACTAATTTATGCATTGATGGCGATAATAGTTACCGTTTGTACTCTGTATAATGTGACATTTAGTAGATTAGGGTTTAAAAGGGAGGGTAACATTAAACACAAGTGTAAAAAAATATGCAACTGGATAATTATATATTACAGATTTTGGtgcattagtgtatgtgtgtgtatgtaggtaatgtatgtatatgaatgaataaataattgtatgcttgtatgtaggtAACGAGTTGGTAGAGTTATTAAAGCGTCGGATAGAATGCTTTGCAGTGTCCATTTTGAATCTGTggtctgagttcaagtcctattgaggtcaactttgcctttcatcatttcggggtatataaataaaatatcagtataCTACTAAGGtcgattcctctctctctctctctctctctctctctctctctctctctctctgagaaacCAGCCATGTTCAAATCGGAAGAGAAATGGAGGCCCTCGAGAAATACCCAAACTCGCTGTATGTCACGACGGTGTCACTACGAGCCCATCATAAGTTGAGGACCTCGGGAAGGAAGTATTTCCTTCTAAATACGTGCGCTGTAGTATGATACCTAAAACAGCACCTTTGAGCAGTGGCAAATTTCCAACAAGTTGAATTAACAATATTAGTTCAGTTCCCTGAAGAggtgattttcttttcatttattctgaCCCTTGGCAAATTCCAATCGTAATCAATATCTTGGAGATGAATTGACTCCATCAAAACTAAATTAGATACCCTCGTATGGGCTTGGACATGAGTGCACAATAATGTTGTCCGCTTTGTAACCACTTTGTTGGAAGATCGGTTTCACTGCGCgatatcttgggaaagtgtcttttttCATAGTCCCAGGAcgattaatgccttgtgagtaaaattaaaCTCGGAATCTTGATTACTCGATCTGGTAAAAATAACAGCTTAGTTTCCTCCAGACGACACTCTTAATGAAGGAATGAGACATTGGATGTAATCCAGGTACGTCATAATGGaatggaaataatattaatacgctggACTTGTACTCACTGacatacaaaaagatgggatggtaaCGACTGGGACGCCTGTGATCATTGTTCTGTTGTATTTGAACTGAccatattttaaataacattgaatataaatatatttataaactaatagtttgtttgtttgttttttcatctaCTTTCAGGCAAGAATCACAAACCTCACAATCAATTAACCATGTCGATAAATATCCCAGTATTTAGCGATGATATGACCCTCTTAGACCGACACAACAAAATCCTCTCGGACATCCAACATGATCTGGACAACACCGACTGGAGTAAAGAACTGGACCGCATGCACCGTGACATGTTGACATTAAAACCCAGTCAACCGGACCGAATGTGCCCTTCGCCTACTCCACAAAAAGTAGATAAATTTATGTCTAAGGACATACACGGCCGTCCTATATTCAGTGCTAGGTTCGATGTCCGGCAGTTTGAGCCTCAAGAAATCGAAGTCCGTATATCGGAAAATAAATTAAAGGtaaattgtattatttatatattcatttattattgaaaCTGAAAGCCTAAGTGAGAGTTCAATTAGCTTAGTAGGTGAAATATTGGACAACTATTCAGAAGACCTAGGTTCGTACCCTGCTATTGGCTATGggtatacatacattgtgtgtgtgtgtgtgtgtgtaaacaaaactTTTAGAAAGAAAGTTAAAACTAGAATATAATAGTATTTGTaataacagacacaaatacacacaagctgATCTATCTATTGAACAATTGATCAATCAATCTGTTACGTTTTAGTCCTGTAAATAAGCTTTGGAATTTATTCACGTCCTCGAAAAAAACAATTGATTTTCAGACGGTTTGCAGTACCTTAGTTCCAAATATATCAAAATGCATAGCTGTCAGGTTACTCTCAACAAGAAATGGATATACtgtaaaattaaacaaatgtttCTATTTTGCTTCAATGAGTTCAACCACTCCGATGAATAAAGCTTTGAAACGGATGATGCTGAGTCAAACTACTTTTATCTTATCCATTGACCAGGACTCAATCACCAATCCACAAACGCCCTGTCTCCTCAGTCTTGTTCCCTTACCATTACTGCAGCAGCCTCTACTAACTGCTTACCACCTCCGCCTAAGCCTTTTTGTCACAACGGTCTTGTCTCCTCTCGTTACTCGTTTTTGTGCCTCCTCTTCCCGGCACCACATTAAACACAATACTCACTCCATCATCCACAGAGCATTAATCCTCTAAAGTTCTCTTCTTGCCCATGTTTGCCCCTTCATTTGTCGTCTTTGAACCGTTGACGATGAATGTCATCCGCTTCAGTCTGAATTACCTGTGGGAACTTGTGGGAACCTGTGGGAACCTGTGAAAGTCACGAACACAATCTCTTCTCAGGgagtattatcattttaaaaattgcatACAGAAGGCAACGTGCTAGCAGAATAGTTAGATCGTCAGACAAATTGCCTTGCAGTAACTCTTCCGACTATTGACGcttcatgttctgatttcaagccCCACCAGATCAACTTTACCATTTAGCCATCAACAAATTGTAAAATGAACTACCATTAGAATATTAGGGTTGAAGTTATCGACTAATCTCCTCCTACACAATAAAGAATTTTGCACATTTGCCAAATAGAAAGCCTCAAACCGATGTACGTTTGGTGTACGATGAAGAGAAAGGAAATTCGAAGTGGTCAAATGAGCTACAGAACACTTTAAATTTCCGTCCAAACATAAATAATTTTATGACTCAAGTCATATGACCAAAAGTCTATGATGTTGCTCTTTTGACGTAAAGGCTTATGGGACttactactacaatcaccaccttAGTCGCCGCCACTATCGCCATCACTAGCACTATCATTAGTACAATCGTTAGTATACTAGCACCACCCCCTCCATCATACTGCCATCACCATCCTCAACATcgacattactatcatcatctctaaccactaccaccaccaccaccactacattcatcacagttatgatgatgatcatcatcatcactatcgctaACACCGTCATAAATAACTTTTATCATTAAAGCTTTATATTTTGTGACAACATGGACCTAATGATGTTGATTGCGCATGGATGCGATTGACTACACCTGCCATCACGCCCATCTCCACcatcccaccaccatcacagttCATTGAACCCTTTATTATTCACTTAGTATATTAatgcaaaggagagagagagagagagaggagcaaagCGATGACAGAAAAATGCctccaaaatattattttcatcatcattattattatcaattttatcacGTGCAGccattttcatttctaattttcatatatttattttttgcatgaTTTTTGTATAATTGTTTTCCCAtgtgtttgttaaatattttttaagaatGAGAAAAACAGAATACATCCCCCACCCccgcaaaagaaagaaagatattgtTGGCTGAAGGttatttacaagatttttttctttgccaGTTATATCGTATATATCGTCTGCTTTATCAGATGCCATGTTGTCAAACGCCATTTTATCACAAGCACAAACgttaaaaaaaatgataacagCAGTAAAATACCACGTTCGAAATATCGTGTTCTtgtatagccacacacacacacacacaaaagtgcacGAATCAACACATTTTACATAAAACATgcttcatatatgaatacacacatatttgtttccattttatgtgtgtgtgtatcattcaactacggaagtagaataataatattcttaaggccgcaatttactcagaCGCAGCATCGttcagagcttgtcgctaattcagttcttaattaaattgaaaactgttaacatttttgaagaggactggtccctagctacattttggcattaaaaaattgagatttgatccagtagaaaaaagtttacatcaaaatttgtagcaacgttataggagagtaagtaacgcctccactcaagtttagatctaaataacttttttattttaaaaccaaaatatattcatcttagcttcaatgacagaagaaagcatgaagaatttcatagttttggtcccatgcaacaaaagtTTGTATCAAAAACGTTGCgaggtaaaatatgaaaaaaatataaggcaaaaaattggatttaagtataattaacttttttattttaataacaaactatattttaattaagcttaaataataaaaatcagtTCGAGGAATTTCGTGGTATCAATTTCATGCAATtaagttttgaaagaaaaagttACGAGTTTGTTTCTGAAAGTTGAGAGTGATAATATAATTCTATACCTTTTtaagaatatagttctataaggggacttttaatatatgttaccggcgtcattgaggtaaggaaataatcatcaacgacaccgctaatcgatacatttgacacattatagattagcataatagcatagcctgggaaaaacatggattacatggaaaaatgcgagcaagagaaataatattcttaagattataaacctggaaaattacaggacaagttattacacttggagaatattttaagtaaaaatgttcttgttctgtactttaccagatgtaataagttgttctgaacttttccaagtaacttgtcctgtaattttccaaatttataatcttaagaatattatttctcNNNNNNNNNNNNNNNNNNNNNNNNNNNNNNNNNNNNNNNNNNNNNNNNNNNNNNNNNNNNNNNNNNNNNNNNNNNNNNNNNNNNNNNNNNNNNNNNNNNNNNNNNNNNNNNNNNNNNNNNNNNNNNNNNNNNNNNNNNNNNNNNNNNNNNNNNNNNNNNNNNNNNNNNNNNNNNNNNNNNNNNNNNNNNNNNNNNNNNNNNNNNNNNNNNNNNNNNNNNNNNNNNNNNNNNNNNNNNNNNNNNNNNNNNNNNNNNNNNNNNNNNNNNNNNNNNNNNNNNNNNNNNNNNNNNNNNNNNNNNNNNNNNNNNNNNNNNNNNNNNNNNNNNNNNNNNNNNNNNNNNNNNNNNNNNNNNNNNNNNNNtatatatatatatatctgtaattattagcaatataaattctttacttaaaaatattatctaacaatatataacaaGCAGACATAAATAATACAGTTAGACAACCTTAAATgctttcatcaaacattttatagtatctctctctctctctctttctctcattgtctctttctctctctttctatctaagGTCCATGCCAAGCACGAAAAGAAAGATGGCGACTCGACAGAAGTCATTGAGTACAGTCGTAAAGTTAGCTTGCCgcctaaaattgacttgaaaagCATGAACTGCGTTTTATCTTCGGACGGCTACTTGACCACAGAAGCGCTTGTAGCACCACCTAATTACATCAACTTTGATGAAGAATTTCCTTCCATAGCGAACAGCAGTCCAACACGATTACTGAATATCAACATGCTGCACCCTGAAAGAACGTCTCCTCGTTTACCAAGAAGGGATTACGAAAGTACCAACCAGAAATTCAGAACCGAAGTCGACGTATCAGATTTCCAACCGGAAGACGTTAAAATTACTACTCAAAACCAAAAGATAATAATCAAAGCCAGACGTGAAGAGAAAGTGGGAGGTAGAACAACTTCAAAAGAATTCAACAAGGAAATTGCTATTCCAAAATCAAAGGATCCAGAAAAAATTAAAGCATTTTTTTCAGCTAGTGGTAAGCTCATTCTTGAAGAATCGTAAaaacaaagattttaaaaaaactctCAAATCATTATTTGAATTATCtgaaaaaacatgaaattaaatcATTTTCTGTAATCTTCTGATAgaaattcattgatattttgttacgtctttttatgtcctgagttcaaattccgccagagtTCATTGTGCTTTCATTTttaccagggtcgataaaataaagtaccagtcaagtactggcattATTATGAATAACAATAACCTTCTCTTCCAAATCTGTAGTCTTGTGCGTATACTAGAAATCATTGTCATAAAGCATACAGAAGGCGACttactggcagaatagttagatcGTCGTACAAAATGTCTCACAGTCATTCTTCTGACGATTAACGCTTCctgttctgatttcaaacacCGCCagatcaactttaccattcatccatttacaaatgataaaataaactaccaataGGGTAATGGGGTTGAAAGTGTCGCTTAATCTCTTTCTTCACAATAAAAATGTACGTTTGGTGTACTATGTAGAGGAAGTAATTCAATGAGCTACAGGGCACTTTAAATTTCCCTCCAAGCATAACTATTTTATGACTCAAGGTATAAGGCCCAAACACGCCATCTGCGTACAAAAAGTAAGAGTAAAGTTACAgccatcatatttttttttaaatatcgaattaATTAATGTCTATACGGTGATTAGAAGACAACATTAACTCATTTCATGATATGTTCTTGCTGAACATATCAGTTGAACTTTTGTCGACGCAAACCGTTTCAAGTTTTTTGTGCCTCGGATATTAAAAACCTtgcgtttatatgtatttgatatCTAGTTTAACGtatagaaaaaatttacaaatttgatAATAGTGTaatttatagtttacaaatattatcgttaataatatttagaaaaaaaattgttcatgTCTGATTCTGCAAGAATTCTCAAATTTCATCTAAACAAATTCTTCTCTATATTtgaaattctaaaaatatttttatcaaaaaagttTCCGTTTTTTTACCATCAAAATCAGAACAAAGTCAGTTTCATGTAGcaagatattttaataaaatacaaaatggtttAACATTTCGCTAagtcttttactgtttgtttaaaaatgttttattttatgcactttttttaactttttaatttCACTCAACTCAATTCAAAACAACACTAAATCGACTAGTCCTTTGACACGCAAAAAATCTCATAACATGTTGTTATATTCACTTGGTTTAATATTTGTTGAAtagattattttattgtttaacaaaACACGTTTTAATTAACCTAATTACCAATTAAAATTTGGTATAACAGTATGCGAATTACTTTGCCAGACAGCGAGAGGTAAGTTGTCAGTTTTCCAACCCCAATGCTAGTCTTAGGCCAATCGACTTACTTCAATAATTGcttatctagctgtctgtctgggTTCTCTGtgtctttttaattttagagtaaattttgaccagccacctacttggtagcaaggaaagtatcttcttttaaccatcatcctttaaattttaaagtcttgcagatttttatagtttcatatatcgggatcatttgtagcatatgaattaaagatttgcattctctcctcaAGATCCACATTACAGCCATATTTTGCTCCAGACAGATTTGTATGTATCCTtttgctccaataataattaggtataaagctgaaagtgtatcttgggtactggatttacaaactccttatcaatggacCATAGCTGTCCTCTTTGTCATGGATACAAGATATCTGTACTGAAATCCCTACTAACAGGAGTCTTTAAATTTTTATCTCCAGAAGAAGTTTTAAAACAAGAAgtccaaagaatttttttttaattggttaatAATGTATTTGCAGTATGTGAGTAGGCCAAGCAAAAGagcaatacaaaaatatatatactcccaTAGATATAACAAGTACTtaaagatccccttcggttaCGAATGATCAtagtattgcacctagaaaagtcccctccgagacacaagtccgggtaaggttgtcttgtggaagaccagcagttccccatgcataccagcctcccctctctacgccaccaatgttatccaatgGAAAAGGCAGAgcccgatgcagcttggcactaGGGACGTCGCAAtttttttctacagctgagtgaaccggagcaatgtgaaataaagtatcttgctcaagaacacaacccagttggggaatcgaactcacaacgttGCAATTCTAAGCCTGACGATCTAACCACTGAACCAGCTACAATGTACAGTAAAAGTTCACGATGGCAATAGAGTATACTGCATGAATTAAATGTATCCTAGTCGCAGAATAGATGAATACACCATTGAAAACACGTATACGACAGATACAAAAGATATACAATGCTTTGAACGTAGCTGTAAATAATAGTcagtatatattacaaaatactaTAATCAAAAACGGTCTCGTCAACACGTGACCTAAACTTGTAAGCCACGAAAAGTACTTCAGAC from Octopus bimaculoides isolate UCB-OBI-ISO-001 chromosome 5, ASM119413v2, whole genome shotgun sequence carries:
- the LOC106876515 gene encoding major egg antigen — translated: MPDLAALLFSRGKNHKPHNQLTMSINIPVFSDDMTLLDRHNKILSDIQHDLDNTDWSKELDRMHRDMLTLKPSQPDRMCPSPTPQKVDKFMSKDIHGRPIFSARFDVRQFEPQEIEVRISENKLKVHAKHEKKDGDSTEVIEYSRKVSLPPKIDLKSMNCVLSSDGYLTTEALVAPPNYINFDEEFPSIANSSPTRLLNINMLHPERTSPRLPRRDYESTNQKFRTEVDVSDFQPEDVKITTQNQKIIIKARREEKVGGRTTSKEFNKEIAIPKSKDPEKIKAFFSASGKLILEES